The Acinetobacter lwoffii genomic sequence TTTGTTTTTCAATGACCGCAAGAACCTGAGCGTCGTCAAGTTCTTTGCGCTCATCGACTTCGATTTGCTTAATTGCTGCCTGTAGACTACGAATGACCGTCAGCTTGGACATTTCTTTGGCACGCATTGTTGCTTTCAAAACATCCGTGATTTGGTCTTTTAAAGTCGTCATTATTTATTCCAGGCAATCAATCACAAATTAATCTTAGTAAAGGCGAGTTGTACGTACTGATTCACGCGCCAATTTCTTTTGGTAGCGTTTAACAGCAGCAGCTTTTTTGCGCTTACGTTCTTGAGTTGGTTTCTCGTAGAATTCACGCTTACGTACGTCAGCAAGAACACCCGCTTTTTCGCATGAACGTTTGAAACGACGGATAGCTACGTCTACTGGTTCGCCTTCTTTCAATTTAACTTGTGGCATGAAGAATCCTCATATCAGTTAGGGTAAGATCTCGGGCTGAATTGCCCTCAATCACAAGTGAAGGTCAGCATTTTACTCATTTACATCTCATACCACAAGTCTATAATAGTTGCTGCAATAGAATTGATACAGGTTATAGGCAGTTTAATGATCGTTTTAGGCTTGGAAACGTCGTGTGATGAAACAGGACTTGCGCTGTATGACAGCGAGTTGGGTTTGCGCGGACAGGTGCTTTATAGCCAGATTAAACT encodes the following:
- the rpsU gene encoding 30S ribosomal protein S21, with product MPQVKLKEGEPVDVAIRRFKRSCEKAGVLADVRKREFYEKPTQERKRKKAAAVKRYQKKLARESVRTTRLY